A window of Clostridium taeniosporum genomic DNA:
ATTACAGAAATACTTTTTCCATTTATAGCTGGTAATTCTGAAATTATTACATTTTCTTTAAAGTCTTTATTACTACCAAACCACCAAGTTCCTTCATCAATCATTAAATATTTATTTTCTTTTAATCCATTCCACGTATCTATGTCTCCAAATGCAGGCTGTGCTATAAATTTACCGTTAGTTAAATCAACTATTTTTTGTAATGCTTCTATGCTTTCATTACTATTTAAAAATCCTGTTGCTTTTGTATTATCTTCATTAGTAAACTTTCCTCCAAGACTTAAGAAATAAGGACACCATGCCCAAACATCAGTCCTCTGAATAGATAGAGGATAAACACCATCATTTTTCAATTTTTCTCCAATAGATATTAACTCATCAAATGTTTTTGGTGCTTCTGTAAAACCTGCTTTTTTAAGTAATCCTTTGTTATATATTGAAACTTTAGTATTTGTATTTATTGGAATACCATAATATCGTCCATCAAATAAATTTGTTGATAAAGTATTTTCATAAACTTCTTCTTTTATTTTTTCAAAGTCTTTAAATTCATCAATTGGAGCTACAGCACCTAACTTTGCATATCTTTGAACAGCAGTAACATCAATTCTTGCTATATCTGGATTATTACCTTCTACTATGGATTCTATTAATCTTTTATCATACTCTGATTCATCTATAGTTGTTGCTTCAATTTTTACATTTGGATATTTCTCATTAAATTTTGGTATTATCTTATTTTTAAAAACTTCCGCTTCTTTATTTTTATAACCTGACCAAAACGTTAAAGTAACATTTTCATTGCTCTCATCTTTATTTAATTTACATCCTAATAAAATTACTCCACAAAAACTTAGTAGTAATATAAGTATAATTAATCTTTTATACATAATAATATCCCCCTTCTTCTCTTAAATTTTATAAACCCTCTCTTAACATTATCGTGGTCATAAAAGTCTACCTTAAATATATCATTTTAGTTGTAATATATCTTTAAAAATTAAATAAAAAAATTCTATTTAATTAATATCACATATGTATATATTAATTAAATAGAATATAATTATTTTTATATCATAATCTAAATTTATCTACTGTATTATTAAGTTTTTTAACTAATTCTTCTAATGTATAAGTTGAATCTACAATTTGATGCATAAAAGCAGTTTGCTCTTCATTAGATGCTGTTACTTCTTCTGTAGCTGCTGAATTTTCTTCTGTTACAGCTGCAACATTGTTTATAATATCAGATGTAACATTAACTTTTTTCTCCATTCTATTAGTAGACTCTGATACCTCTGATACAATATTATTAACTTCATTAAATACTTTATTTATTTCCTCAAAATCATCACCAATTAATGTTGACATTTTAACTCCGTGCATAACTTCACTTGTTCCATCATTCATTTTATTTGATATGATTTCAATTTGTTTTTGAATTCCATTAATAAGCTCTACTATTCTTTTTGAAGAATTACTTGATTGTTCTGCTAATTTCCTTACCTCATCTGCAACTACTGCAAATCCCTTTCCTTGTTCACCAGCTCTAGCAGCTTCAATAGCTGCATTAAGTGATAAAAGATTAGTTTGTTCAGATATATCACTTATCACATTAACAATTTGTCCTATTTCTTTAGATTTTTTTAATAAATTTTTAATTTCTTCGACATTATGTTCATTTGTTGTAGCTATGTTCTTTATACTATGTACAGCTTGTTGTACTCCCTGTGAAACTTTTTTGCTTCTATTAGTTGATTTTTCTACTATCTTAATCATATAGTTACATTTTTTAGATATTTCATTTATATCTTCAACCAATTCTTTTGTAACAATAGAGGCCTTGCTTGCCCCTTCTGCCTGAGATACAGCCCCTGTAGCTATTTCTTGCATACTTCGTGAAACCTCTTCATTCCCCTTTAACGATTCACTTGTTGATGATGCTAAACTGTTAGATATTAACATAACATCATCAGCTGAATTACTTATATCACCAATCATTTCCTTAAGACTTGAAACTGTATTATTTAATGCTTTTGTCACATTAGAAATTTCATCTTGTCCATGAACTTCTAATTTATTTGTAAGAGTTCCTTCTGATATTTCTTCTGCAAAATCAGATAACTTAATTAATGGTAATGTCATTTGTTTCGCTACAAATGTAATTACTATTGCAACAATAAATACAATCACTATTGTTATTAAAAGTAATATTAATATTAATTTATTTAAATAAGCAAATAAGTCCTTTTCAGATACAACACTTGCTACACTCCATCCTGATAGAGGAACTTTGTTATAAAATACAATTGATTTATTATCTCCATTTCCAAATCTAAATACACCTGATTCATTTTCCATCATTTCTTTTCCTAATGATTGTATATTTTCATCTTTTATTTCTGATATATTTGTTTTCATTACTAATGACTGATCTGGATGTTCAATAATAGTTCCATCATTTCCAATTAATAAACTATATCCTTTTTCACCAAATTTAAATTCCTTAACTTTTTCTTGAATATGTGAAAGATTTACAGCAGATATCATTGTTCCTATTGATTGTTCTGATTCATTCTTAATTGGAACTCCTATAACAACCAAAGCTTTACCAGTTCCCTTTGATATTACTGGATTAGATATATTATACGGTACTCCACTCATTAAATTCTTATACCATGTTTTTTCAGCTACATCACCATTTACGAAATCTCCATTTGAATATTGAGCTCTAGATTTACCATCATTATTAAATAAAGTTGCTGCTGCATTATCATATTCTCCTGGGTAATTTTTCTCTAAAAATTTGATTCTTTCTGCATTAAAATTATCCACAGCAGAAATATCTGTTTCTATTAACTTTGCCGTAGGTGTATTAGCAGCACTTTTTACTTCTAAAAGTTTTCCTTCTATCCAATTGTTTATATTCTCAGTTAATTTTTTTCCTTCCTCCAATTTATCATAGACAAGTTCACTTTCAATATTTTTTCTAAGTTCATAAAATGTTGTAAAACTCAAAATTGACATTCCAATTATTACAACTGGTAAAATCGTAATTAACAATTTCATTTTAAAGGATAGTTTTTTCAATATTTTTATCACTCCCATAATTTTATTTTTACAATACATATTACCATATAAATTACCTAAAATTTAGCAAGCATATTTATATAAATTATCGAATTACATTATTTACACTTAAGTATAAAATAAAAATTTATAAAATATAAATCATAATATACAATATTTATATTTTACTTATATTTACGTAGAAAGTCGCAACCTAATGGTTGCAACTTCATACATAACATTTATATTTTACTTATATGCCACTGTAAATCTACTTTTAATATGTTTAGGAGCTTCAATCTCATCCATAATAGCTACTGCAAAATCTTCAAAAGATATTTTACTTTGTCCTTTTTCATCTACAACCAAATATTCATCTCCAATTGTATATTTTCCAGTTCTTTCACCTGGCTCTATTAATGCTGCTGGACTTAAGTATGTCCAATTTACTTCTTTTTCACTTCTATATATATCTAAAGATTCTGAATGTGCTAAAGCTACTGGTTTCCAATCTGCTGGGAATCCTTCTGTATTAACTAATTCAGTACCATCTTCAACCTTTAAACTTCCAGCACCACCCATTACTACAAGTCTGTTAGTTCCTGATTTTTTAACCAAACTTATTAAATTATTAGTTGCTTCTATTAGTGTATTTTCTTCTCCAAATTTAGGTCCAAAAGCACTAACTAAAACATCTACCCCTTCTAATTTATTTTCTAATGTATCCAATTTAAAAATATCTCCATTTAAAACTGTTAAATTTTCATTATTGTCTTTTATCTTCAATTCATCTCTTACAATAGCAATAACTTCATGTCCTCTATTTATAGCCTCATTTAATATTCTCTTTCCTGCATTTCCTGTTGATCCAATTAAAGCAATTTTCATAATATCTCTTCCTTTCATTTATAAATTAATTATTTTTTAACAATTGTTTTTTTATTATTTCCTCTAAATTTTCTTTTGATGTAATACCTTGTAATACTTCATTACCTATAATCATGGCTGGTACTGCTGCAATATTAGCCTCTTCATAAGCCTTCTTTAATGCTTCTTCTTGCTTTCTCTTATATTTTCTAGTATTCAAAGCCTGACTAAAACTTTCTTTATTTAAACCTATTTCTTCAGCTAACTTAGACAACACCTCAATTTTTCCAATATCTAATTCTTCTTCAAAAAAACCTTTAAAAACTCTTTCAACATATTCATTTCCTTTTCCTAATTCAACTGCATAATGATATCCTTCAAAAGCTAAATTAGTGTATGGATGTGGTGAAAGCTTAGGTAACTTCATATCTATGCCTAAATTTTCTGCCATTGGCTTTATAAAATTGTTCCATGAATTTAATTTTGATGAATCATTCCAAGGATCAATTCTAGGTGATGGTTCTGGTCTTAATTCAAATGGCATCCACTGAACATTTATATTCTTTCCTTCTATAACTTGACTTAAAGTCTTTTCTCCTAAAAAACAAAATGGACAAACAAAATCAGAATATACTTTAATATTTAATGACATTTTAATAACCTCCTCTTGGTTTGTTGTAATCATTTTAGTTACAACATATCTAAAAAAATTATTTACTATGATAATTAGTTAATTTGCAACAATTTTAAAATTATTCAGCAGTTGTAACTTATAAAGTTACATCTGTTTTAAAAAAAATTGATTTACTCCTCAATTTTTTTTCTTATACCTTCTACTATATGTTTCATTGTTACATTTCCTAATACTTGTTCCATAGCTTCTTGAGCGCTTAGTAACACTCCTTCAAGTACTGCTTGAATGTTAGCACCAATGGGACAGTTTATATTTGGTGATTCATGTAATTGAAATAATTCTCCTTCTTTAACAACATGAACAGCTCTATATACATCTAGCAATGTTATTTGGTCTAGATCCTTTAATAAATAAGCTCCACCAGCGCCTGCTATAACATTAACTAAACCATATCTTTTTAACATTCCCATTACTCTTCTTATAACAACTGGATTAGTATTTACACTACCTGCTATCCATTCAGAAGTGCATAAATTGCTGTCTTCCATGGATAGTATAGATAAAATATGAACTGCTACAGAAAACCTACTGCTTATTTTCATTTTTATCACTCCCGTTGTAACCATTATAGTTTCATCGAATATTAAAGTCAATAGCTTTTATAAAATTTTTTAGAAAATTATAAATAAATACTTATTGTATTTTAAATCAATTTACTAAATAAAAAAATAAAACATGATTATTCTTATTTGGATCTTACCAAAACATAAAACAATCATGTTATAACACATATATTTTAACCTGTATATAAATCTACTTAGACACATTCAAATAAATAACTAGTCAGTATGCTAGTTTATTTTGTAAATTACTTCTTCCTTTGGTTTTACTAATAGCACAACTATTAGCAAAACTGAAGTCTTTGTATTTTACAAAATATCCGTAGCATCTTTAACTTATTATTTATTTCTATATGCCTTATATTAATTTATGGTTGTATTTCTCTAGAAAAGTTTTGAAAGTTTTTCTCTCCATAAAAATTATTTATCCATATTTCACGGCAATTATCACGAAATTCTTGCTTATCTTCTTTAGATAAATTAACCATATACTTTATTTTTTCTCCAAGAGTATTTATATTAAAATTACATTCTATTAATAAACCTGTTTCATTATTTTTTACTATCTCATTAGTTCCACCAACATCAGTTGCTATGGTTGGTATTGCAAATGAACATGCCTCCATAATACTAACAGGCAACCCCTCTGAACTACTTGTATTTACAAATAAGTCAACTGGATTATTAGAATAATAGTTCATCAATTCTTCATTTTTTACTGAACCTTTAAAATCTACTTCCATAAAACTTAAATTTTCTTTTGAGTATTCTTTTACTTCTTCTAATCCATCACCAGCTCCAAAATGAGTCCATTTTAATTTTAAACCTGAATCTTTTAATGTACCTAATGACTTTGCTAATAAATCTATTCTCTTTACAGGGGATACATGGCAACAACTAACTATTCTATATATTCCATCATTTGATTGATTTGAAATCCCATAATTTTTTGTTCCAAGATAAGCTGTCTTAATCTTTTCCTTATATGCTGGATATAATTTTTTTAAATAATTGCTACCATCATCAGAACAAGGATATACTTTATCCAATTTTTCAAGTAAGTAATATCTAAGTGGTAAATAATTCAATGAATTTTTATCAGCATAAAGATCATATCTATGAGTACGACTTACCACTTTGCTCATTGAATCTCCAAAATTTTCTTTTAATTTTATAGCTGCATATGCTATATCATATAACCAATAACTATAAAAAGTCTTTTTATCATAATTTTTTATATCATAATTTATAAGAATCTTTTCGCATTCTTTATATACACTTTCTGATTTAGATAAAAAATATGTTAAGTATCCTTTTCTTTTTAGTGAGCCTTTAACTTCATTTTTTTCTTCTTTAGACACACATCCATTATAATTTGAAAATGGAAAATATTTAATAGCATTTATAGGTAATTTATGCTTTATTTCTGACGCTTTAATTCTATGTATTTCAAAATTTCCAGGAACTTCTCTAGTTTGTACTGCACTATCAGCTGTGCTTGTTGCTATTAGAATTATTTTATCAAAAGCTTTTGAAAGCATTGGTATCTCATCTTCAATGAATTCTTCTCCCTTATCAAAAGGAAATACTTTAGTTAAAAGAACTAAACAGTTTTTCATTATTTTCCCTCCATTGTTGTAATAGTTTAAGAATAACATAGCAAATTATTGATTTCAACTCACCATTATTTACTCTAAAATAACTATTTAAAATTACTAATATATGACCTAAAACCTAAATTAAATTTCTGTTTCAACGTATTATTTTTAACCTGTATGTATAAAGCATAATTAATTTTTTATATTTAAGTTTGCTTAACAGTACCGATATGCTAAAATAATACTCATGAAAACAATTATTTAAATCTTAAGGAGGCGTACTATATGAAAGTACTAACTGTCATCGGAGCTAGACCACAGTTTATTAAAGCCGCAACAGTCTCAAACAAACTTAGAAAAAACGGTAATAGTGAAATATTAGTACATACTGGTCAACATTATGATAATAATATGTCTGATATATTTTTTGAAGAATTAGGTATTCCAAAGCCAGATTATAATTTAAATATCGGTTCTTCAAATCATGGAAATCAAACAGGAAGTATGTTATGTTCACTTGAAGATATATATTTAAAAGAAAAGCCTGACATGGTTTTAGTTTATGGAGATACTAATTCCACACTTGCAGGATCTCTTTGTGCTAGTAAGCTATTAATACCTGTAGCACACGTTGAAGCAGGTCTTAGAAGTTTTAATAAAGCAATGCCAGAGGAACAAAATAGAATTTTAACTGACCATATATCTGATTTATTATTTGCACCAACACTAACTGCAGTTAAAAATTTAGCTACAGAAAATATAACAAAAGGTGTTTATAATACTGGAGATGTAATGTATGATGCTATAAATTTATTTAAAGAAAGGGCTAAAGAAGTATCTAATATAACTGAAACTTTAGATTTAGCCCCTAATAGTTATATATTATCAACAATACACCGTGCTGAAAATACAAATAGTATAGAAAGACTTACTTCTATAATAAAAGCATTAAGTGAATGTGGTAAAAAAATAATCTTACCACTTCATCCAAGAACAAAGAAGTTCATAAATCAATATGATTTACATGTAGGTGACAATATAAAAATAATTGATCCTGTAGGATACTTAGAAATGATTTCTCTTCAAGAAAATTCTGCTAAGATTGTAACAGATAGTGGTGGAGTTCAAAAAGAAGCTTATTTCTTAAAGAAACCTTGTATTACAATGAGAGATGAAACAGAATGGATTGAAACTATAGAAAATGGTTGGAACGTAATTGTAGGAAGTGATTCTAACAAAATTTTAGATGCTATTGAAAACTTTAATCCAACTGGTACTCCTGCATCCGCTTTTGGTAATGGAGATACATCATCAATAATAACTGATATAATTCAAAACTATAAGAGATAATAAAAAGGACTGCTATAAGCAGTCCTTTTTATTATAACACTCTAAAAATGAAATTCTTTCATCTCTGAAGTTGGAGTATAATCATTATTATTCTTTTTATAAACTTGCATACATGCTACTGCAAATCCTATAAGTATCCAATATGAGAATACATAAGTTATTGAGCTTGGTCCAAAGCTTGCTGGAGCAAAAACAATAAGTCCTGTTGCTGCTGTAAAACAATATATGCTTCTTCTTTTAATTCCTAATATTATATTTCCTATAAGAAGATATAAATAATATATTCCATATAACGCTACTCCAGGTAATCCAAAATCACCTAATATCTCAATGGCATAACAATGTGGACTATATATATTTCCAGTATCACCTTGGTTTTTAATAAACTGTTCTACATTTCCAACACCATATCCAAGATAATTCTTTTCTTTTATAGTTCCTCTTAATACATCATTTATTATAGTAAATCTAACATTAACGGAACCTTCTCCACCTTGTTGTATTTGTGCATTTTCTAAACTTTGCACCTTATTATTAAGACTATTTTCTACAATTTTATGTCCTTCAACAGGTTTTATATTCATAACAAGATAATTATACTTATATGATAATCCTAAGGTAATACATAATATAAGTGGATATATTATATTCTTAATTCCAATATTTTTAATATTAAATATAGAATATATTAAGAAAACTCCTACTCCAAATGCAATTGAAGCAAATCCTGTTCTTGATGATGTAGTAGCTATTAATATAAACACTATTGTAGAAATAATTGTATACCATATCTTTACTGAATTTTTCTTACACTTATAAATAGCATAAAAGAAAAGTGGTGATAATATAGCAAGTGTGGCAGCTAAATTATTAGGATTAAATGAAAATGCCATTGGTCTTGCATTTATTTGATTTTGATCTTTTTCAGGTAATTGATCCATAAACGAATCAGCATAATGTTTTATTGGTAATTGCTTACCCAATAATACTTCTATAAAAGCAATTAAAGTAATAACAGATATTAAAAATAATAATAAATTAACAGTTTTCTTTAATCTATCTTTATTTATATTATAAACCATCATATTAAATATAAATGCAAACATCATTAAATATATTGCGATATATTTAATTGATAAACTCTTACTCATTGCCCAGAAAATACTTCCACACATATAAATAAACCATATAACATATATTCCTAAAATCTTCTTATCTATATGTTTTACAACTTCTATATCTTTTACTAATCTATATAATGACATCAATGTACATAATCCTAATATAATATGGAACATATATATACTTTCTACTCCTGGTGCATGAAGTGCATAATCATAAAATGCCGACACCAACAATGCACAATACATTTGATCATATATAGCTTTTTCCTTTATTATATTTGATGATATAACCAATGTGATTATATACATAATAGGTATTATATAATTACCATTAGCTATTCCAAAAACCATAGCAATTATGGATATAATTGTTATAAATATATTTCTATTTTTATCTTCTCTATTCATGATTACTCCTTATCAGCGTTTTCTGCAGCAACTTCATCCTCATTTTTATAGTGATATGTTGGAACAATTCGTTGCATTTGATGTTTAATTTCATTAATATCATTTAGTTCTAATAATTTACGTAATTGTTCAAGTTTATGATTTAATGTATCCATATCCTCAAATGTTGGTTTTCCTACATATATTTTTTTATGTGCTGTATCTTTTAATCCTTCTTCACTCATTAAAAGCTCTTCATATAATTTTTCTCCTGGTCTAAGTCCAGTAACTACAATTTTAATATCTTTATTAGGCTCAAATCCAGAAAGTCTTATAAGATCACATGCTAAATCATAAATCTTAACTGGTTTTCCCATATCTAATACAAATACTTCTCCACCTTCAGCAAAAGCACCAGCTTGAAGTACCAGTTGTGCTGCTTCTGGTATTAACATAAAATATCTCACTATTTTTTTATGAGTAAGAGTAACAGGACCTCCATTAGCTATTTGCTTTTTAAATAATGGAATTACTGATCCGTTACTACCAAGAACATTTCCAAATCTAACAGCAACAAATTCAGTTTTTGATTGTTTATCCATAGCTTGAACAATCATTTCACATAGTCTTTTAGTTGCTCCCATTATATTAGTTGGATTAACAGCTTTATCAGTAGAAATCATTACAAATCTATCAATATTAGCTTTACTTGCTTCAGTAGCTAAATTTAATGTTCCAAAAACATTGTTTTTAACAGCTTCTTTAGGACTATCTTCCATTAATGGTACATGCTTATGAGCTGCTGCATGGAATACAACATTTATTTTGTACTTAATAAATATCTCATGTAATCTTTGCCTGTCTCTTATAGAACCAATTAGTACAGTAAGTTTCATATCTGGAAATTCTTCTTTTAATTCATTTTGAATATCATATATATTATTTTCATATATATCAAATAATATAAGTCTTTTTGGATTATATACTGATATTTGTCTACAAAGTTCAGATCCTATTGAACCTCCTGCACCTGTAACTAATATTGTCTTTTCATTCAAATAATCTGAAATACCCTTGTTATCTAGTACTATTGGATCTCTTCCAAGTAAATCTTCTAAATCTACATCCTTAATCCTACTAACAGTTGCTTCTCCACTTAATATCTCATACATTCCTGGTATTATTTGAAGTTTACAATTAGTTTTCTTACATATATCAATAATCTCTGCCTTATTCTTTGAATCAAGAGAAGGAATTGCTATTAATATTAAATCAATTTCTTGTTCCCCTGCTATATATGGTATATCATATCTATTTCCTGCTATCTTTACTCCTGAAATTCTTCTTCCAAGTTTTTGTTTATCATCATCAATAAGAACTATAGGATTATACTTTAATTCTCTTCTTGCCATCATTTCATTAATAATCATAGTTCCAGCTGAACCTGCTCCAACTATCATTACTCTTCTTTGATCTGATGAATACTTAAACGGTATGTACAAAAGTGTTCTTCTATATACTCTGTATAAAATTCTATAACCTAATACAAAGAAAATACTTAAAAGAATTCCTACAACTGAAACATTTAATGGTATAACAGAACCCCAAAATCTAGTATATCCAATTGATAATATACCTGCTAAAATAGTTCCCCCAACACCTAATAAAAATTCGTCAGTTCCAGTTAAATGCCATAAACTTTCATACATCTTAAATAAATAAAAACATACTAAGTATATTAAACTTACAACTACAACATCCTGTGTGTATATTTTAGCAATTTCAGTAAATCTTTCACTTAAAGTTATATTTATAGAAAAAAGGTAAGCCATATTCACCATAAATATATCAATTATCATAATTATCAGTGTCTTGCATCTTCTCATTATAGTTTCCTCCCATCTGGAGAGATTCTTGCCATAAATTATAGCAAGTAAGACTCTATTTTAATTATCTCATTTTATTTAATAACTTTATTAATAGTTTTGGACAAAATCTCATGGCACTACATTGAATTAAATATCTTACATTGTTTCTATCAAAATTTTGAATTTTATAATTTTTTAGATATGATTTAACATCTTCTCTACTTAAAAACTCAAACAAATCTTCATGAAAATTAGAATCTTTACTCAAAATAGAAAAAACATGTGCTATTGAATATTGTATTTTAAATTCTAATAAGAAATTTTCTATTTCTTTTAAATTATTATTTTCTTTCACATAATTTAACAAATCTATATAAGAATAATAACAATCAAGATGTTTTAATGAAACATTTTGAGTTACAGAATTACCCCATATAACATAAAACGCTAATATCTCATTTACACTTATAACTTTATTTGAGTAAAGTAATGCTTTTACAACAAAGACCATATCTTCACCATATTTTCTATTACTATCAAATAATAAATTATTATTTTTAATAACAGAAGTTTTGTATATAGCACTTCTCATGCCTATAGTTATCTCGTCTTTTAATTGCAAAAGAGCTGCTTCTTTTCCTGATATGAAATCATTTAAATAATTAGTTCTATTCTTAACTAAAACATTTCCCGTACTATCTACTTCACTGTAATCACAAAATACAATATCGCAACAAGTTGATTTTGCCTTTTCATACATAAGTTCAACAAACCTTGAATCAATATAATCATCACTATCTAGAAATGTTATATACTCTCCATTTGCTATATTTATACCTCTGTTTCTAGCAGCACTAACTCCTGCATTTTCCTGCGTTATAATCTTAAAATTTATATCTGAATTTTCTAATAATGATTTTGCTATCTCAATACTTCTATCTTGAGAACCATCATCTATAAGTAAAAATTCAAACTCTTTACAAGTTTGATTTATGACAGAATTTATGCTTCTTTCAATACATTGTTCAACATTATAAACAGGAGTAATTATAGATACTTTAAACAAAATTATTCTCTCCCTTATTTATTATAATAGATTCTTCTAAATTTTTTAGAATGTTTCTATTTAAAAATTCTTACTTTTTTATTAAATTTTAAACATTAATATTTTTTACTATTTGAATTATACTAATATTGATACTTATATGCAATGTTTATAGATTAATCCCTATACTTAGAGTTTAATATTTAAATTTAGTAAATAGTATAATTCAAATATTAAATGTAAATACTCTTATTAACTATTCTTAATCTTTTTTATTTCTTTAGCATGCCATACTCTATCTTCTTCTTTTGGCAAGGTCATATAGTCTCCATAAAGCTGTGTTAAAATTGCATCGGCATTTTTAGGTCCATAAAAATTTTCACCTTCAAATTCTAATTTAATCAAATTAAAATAGTCTTCTTTTTTATACACATATTCACTCCATGCAGTATCAACACCATACCCCATATATTTTGAATTCTTATCATTCCAATTAACTAAAAATCCAAAAAATTTTCTTCTTCTTTTAGCAGTAAATATTTTAGTTATTATTCTATAAAAAGAAAAAGTAATCTTGTTTTTAAAAGTTAGCTTTTCTGGAATATCTCTTAATCTAACAAAACTTTTTAAGATAGTGCCACTTATTGCTCTTTGAACTTTATAAACAAAATTATACTTTGGTAAACTATCATATGTGAGTATATCTATGTATACACCATTATGCATTTTTTCATTTTCTCCAATTGCCTTTTCAATAAGAACTGTTCCATTATACCTAACTTTACAAGGAACTTGATAAATATCATAATATTTATCACTTTCAAATGTTTGTAGAAATAAATGACTAGGTAACTCATCCTTTGCTATTTTTAAAAATTTTTCATAATCATCTCTAAGCATTCCAATATCCATATCATCATCCCATGGAATAAAACCTTTATGTCTAACTGCACCTAATAAGGTTCCTGAATCTAAAAAATATTTAAGTCCATGTTTTTCACATATCTTATGAACATCTTTTAAAATGCTTACCATTAACATTTGAGCATCTCTTAAACTTAAATTTTCATACTCACAATTATTATTGTCTTTATTTTGATAATTTTCTTTTAATATATCATCTGTATTATCCATCTTTGTCACCTTCTCGATGTACTAATAAAATATAATGCTTATTTTAGCATTCATTTTAATGTTATTATCAAATTTGACTTATGTCAACAAAATGACAACATAAGTACATAAAAAGTAAATTTTATACTAACATATTAATGCATATAATGATAAAATAGTTTAAGAATCAATACTTAAGAAATAATGGAGATAA
This region includes:
- a CDS encoding LicD family protein; protein product: MDNTDDILKENYQNKDNNNCEYENLSLRDAQMLMVSILKDVHKICEKHGLKYFLDSGTLLGAVRHKGFIPWDDDMDIGMLRDDYEKFLKIAKDELPSHLFLQTFESDKYYDIYQVPCKVRYNGTVLIEKAIGENEKMHNGVYIDILTYDSLPKYNFVYKVQRAISGTILKSFVRLRDIPEKLTFKNKITFSFYRIITKIFTAKRRRKFFGFLVNWNDKNSKYMGYGVDTAWSEYVYKKEDYFNLIKLEFEGENFYGPKNADAILTQLYGDYMTLPKEEDRVWHAKEIKKIKNS
- a CDS encoding glycosyltransferase family 2 protein; this translates as MFKVSIITPVYNVEQCIERSINSVINQTCKEFEFLLIDDGSQDRSIEIAKSLLENSDINFKIITQENAGVSAARNRGINIANGEYITFLDSDDYIDSRFVELMYEKAKSTCCDIVFCDYSEVDSTGNVLVKNRTNYLNDFISGKEAALLQLKDEITIGMRSAIYKTSVIKNNNLLFDSNRKYGEDMVFVVKALLYSNKVISVNEILAFYVIWGNSVTQNVSLKHLDCYYSYIDLLNYVKENNNLKEIENFLLEFKIQYSIAHVFSILSKDSNFHEDLFEFLSREDVKSYLKNYKIQNFDRNNVRYLIQCSAMRFCPKLLIKLLNKMR